One segment of Anatilimnocola aggregata DNA contains the following:
- a CDS encoding site-specific DNA-methyltransferase, whose translation MAKKAKSKSVAAAADSAVEVIKHKQDRRKNIPTEELRDFYQDEPRAMLYPRDPSLDPQLVWKGKDEQDRGALEVPVVPIYIQEKIHPQVIVDDLKNRFAVKPAQQQLDLFADFNGIDTFEKKVEFYQHDAHWTNRMILGNSLHVMTSLAEKEGLKGQVQCIYMDPPYGIKFGSNWQVSTRKRDVKDGKAEDASRQPEQVQAFRDTWQLGIHSYLPYLRDRLIVARDLLTESGSVFVQIGDENVHLVRAVMDEVFGTENQCAQLAFKKTSVSTSGVIPGVVDYILWFAKDKSNVKVRQVWISKELGGEGAAQYSSIELPDGQRRRMTSSEVKGDGQLPVMSRPFRGDNLTSSHEYSLGKGDYVFEGRSFSPNARYWSTSPDGLKRLASANRLIAIGNTLSYVRFLDDFPVFPLTNTWTDTAVSGFAEARAYVVQTSPLVIARCLLMTTDPGDLVLDPTCGSGTTAYVAEQWGRRWITCDTSRVAIALARTRLMAGRFPYYLLSDSPEGLKKEAEVTGRFPPPYQTEADVKKGFVYKRVPHVTLKSIANNEAIDVIHARWQEELETLRAELNKILKTKWEEWEIPREPEEKWPATAKKKLADWWTNLRSRQQDIDAAIAKRADHELLFDQPYEDNSRVRVTGPFTVESLSPHRRLTVQEKIEGTKFVPGFKTQIIGPDRFGTMIIENLKKAGIQAREKRERLKFDHLEPYAGEWIHAAGDFTDADGKQKRVAVCIGPEHGTVGPELIKEAAKEAVRGVGFDLLYVCGFSFDPHVNEEAKRYGKLNVQICRMNPDLSMGDELLKKTGAGNLFMVFGEPDIAIKRTKDKKSGDERVVVEIHGVDVYDPTTGVIRNSSTDDIACWFIDTDYDDEAFFVRHAYFTGAGEPYEKLKRALRAEIDESAWASLYSTRSQPFPVPAKKGKIAVKVINHYGDEVLKVYSVK comes from the coding sequence ATGGCCAAGAAGGCAAAAAGCAAATCCGTGGCGGCAGCAGCCGATTCCGCGGTGGAAGTCATCAAGCACAAGCAAGACCGGCGGAAGAACATTCCGACGGAAGAACTGCGAGATTTCTACCAGGACGAACCGCGGGCCATGCTCTATCCACGCGATCCGTCGCTGGACCCGCAATTGGTTTGGAAGGGGAAGGACGAGCAGGACCGCGGCGCGCTCGAAGTGCCGGTAGTACCGATTTACATCCAGGAAAAAATTCATCCGCAGGTAATCGTCGACGATTTAAAAAACCGGTTTGCGGTCAAGCCGGCGCAGCAGCAGCTCGATCTGTTCGCCGATTTCAATGGCATTGATACGTTCGAAAAGAAGGTCGAGTTCTATCAGCACGACGCCCACTGGACCAACCGGATGATACTGGGGAACTCGCTCCACGTGATGACGAGCCTCGCGGAGAAAGAAGGGCTCAAAGGTCAGGTGCAATGCATTTACATGGACCCGCCCTACGGCATCAAGTTTGGCAGTAACTGGCAGGTGAGCACCCGCAAGCGGGATGTGAAAGACGGCAAGGCCGAAGACGCCAGCCGCCAGCCGGAACAGGTGCAGGCGTTTCGAGATACTTGGCAGTTAGGCATTCATTCGTATTTGCCTTACCTGCGCGATCGGCTCATCGTTGCCCGTGACCTGCTAACGGAGTCAGGCAGCGTGTTTGTGCAGATTGGGGATGAGAATGTGCATTTGGTGCGAGCGGTGATGGATGAAGTCTTTGGAACTGAGAACCAGTGCGCGCAACTTGCGTTCAAGAAAACAAGTGTTTCGACGAGCGGCGTTATACCTGGCGTCGTCGACTACATACTTTGGTTTGCAAAAGACAAGTCAAACGTCAAAGTTCGGCAGGTTTGGATTTCCAAAGAATTGGGAGGCGAAGGAGCAGCACAATACTCATCCATCGAACTTCCAGATGGTCAACGCCGTCGAATGACATCTTCTGAAGTTAAGGGCGATGGACAGTTGCCTGTCATGTCACGTCCATTCCGCGGCGACAACTTGACGTCCAGTCACGAGTACAGCCTGGGCAAAGGAGATTACGTATTTGAGGGTAGGTCGTTTTCGCCGAACGCAAGGTATTGGTCGACAAGCCCGGATGGCCTAAAGCGATTGGCATCTGCTAACCGCTTAATTGCTATTGGAAACACGCTTTCCTATGTTCGCTTTCTTGACGATTTCCCAGTTTTCCCACTTACCAATACGTGGACCGACACCGCTGTTTCTGGATTCGCCGAGGCGAGAGCTTACGTCGTACAGACGAGTCCACTCGTAATTGCGCGCTGTCTCCTCATGACCACCGATCCCGGCGATCTCGTCCTCGATCCGACCTGCGGCAGTGGGACGACCGCTTATGTCGCCGAGCAATGGGGCCGCCGGTGGATCACGTGCGATACGAGTCGCGTGGCAATTGCCTTGGCGCGGACGCGGCTGATGGCGGGGCGGTTTCCGTATTATCTCCTTTCCGATTCGCCGGAGGGGCTGAAGAAGGAAGCGGAGGTCACCGGCCGGTTCCCGCCGCCGTATCAAACCGAAGCGGACGTGAAGAAGGGTTTTGTCTACAAGCGGGTCCCTCACGTCACGCTCAAGTCGATTGCCAACAATGAAGCGATCGACGTGATTCACGCCCGCTGGCAGGAGGAACTCGAAACGCTGCGGGCCGAGTTAAACAAGATCCTCAAAACGAAATGGGAAGAATGGGAAATCCCCCGCGAGCCGGAAGAGAAATGGCCCGCGACTGCTAAAAAGAAATTGGCCGACTGGTGGACCAATCTCCGTAGTCGTCAGCAGGACATCGACGCCGCCATTGCCAAGCGGGCCGACCACGAGTTGCTGTTCGATCAGCCTTATGAAGACAACAGCCGGGTGCGCGTGACCGGCCCTTTCACTGTTGAAAGCCTCTCGCCGCATCGCCGGCTGACCGTGCAAGAGAAGATCGAAGGGACCAAGTTCGTCCCCGGCTTCAAGACGCAGATCATCGGCCCCGACCGCTTTGGGACCATGATCATCGAGAATCTGAAGAAGGCCGGCATTCAAGCTCGCGAGAAACGCGAACGCCTGAAGTTCGACCACCTGGAACCCTATGCTGGCGAGTGGATCCACGCCGCGGGTGACTTCACCGATGCCGACGGCAAGCAGAAACGCGTCGCCGTTTGCATCGGCCCCGAGCACGGCACCGTCGGCCCAGAGCTCATCAAAGAAGCTGCCAAGGAAGCTGTCCGCGGCGTGGGCTTCGACTTGCTCTATGTCTGCGGCTTCTCATTCGATCCGCACGTCAACGAAGAGGCCAAGCGATACGGCAAGCTGAACGTGCAGATCTGCCGGATGAACCCCGACCTGTCCATGGGCGATGAGTTGCTCAAGAAAACCGGGGCTGGCAACCTGTTCATGGTTTTCGGCGAGCCGGACATTGCAATCAAACGGACGAAAGACAAAAAGTCTGGCGACGAGAGGGTGGTTGTCGAGATTCACGGCGTAGACGTCTACGACCCGACGACCGGCGTGATTCGCAACAGTTCGACCGACGACATCGCCTGCTGGTTCATCGATACCGACTACGATGACGAAGCGTTCTTCGTCCGCCACGCCTACTTCACTGGCGCCGGCGAGCCCTACGAAAAGCTGAAGCGCGCCCTCCGCGCCGAAATCGACGAATCCGCCTGGGCCTCGCTCTACTCCACCCGCAGCCAACCTTTCCCCGTGCCGGCGAAGAAGGGGAAAATCGCCGTGAAGGTAATCAACCACTACGGCGATGAAGTGCTGAAGGTTTACTCCGTGAAATGA
- a CDS encoding BPTD_3080 family restriction endonuclease, which translates to MAAVNIENPILNGPFEEPSRHFKFDDDGITEEIISSRRPSAYFLPIPQQKKKEKQKYFDTDWTDDRKVESKFINDVRERVRLWREGRYPSITPTSRRLLEYWTDPDRDKPLFFCQIEALETVIYLTEAAARCGDQWIATELKSFNDAHNPLLDRIAFKMATGSGKTVVMAMLIAWHTLNKIADRQNPKFADAFLLVAPGITIRDRLRVLLPSDPNSYYRQRDIVPSWQMDDLQKAKIIIANYHGFLLREKESAASLTKKLLAQGGPSPFTESPDEMVRRVLRELGTKKNIVVINDEAHHCYRGKPAAIADDEANEAAAADEATEKLTGDDRKEAAKRNEEARVWITGLEAIKQKIGIRSVYDLSATPFFLKGSGYGEGKLFPWVVSDFSLIDAIEAGIVKIPRVPVADDSGSSEVLAYRDIWHAIRDDLPKKGRKTDAKTGPPHLPAKLQGALLSLYQNYQKSYERWEQNAEARARGLTPPVFIVVCNNTNVSKMVFDFIAGWEKELPDGSEVVVPGALPIFSNEQGGEWTHRPNTVLIDSEQLESGESLSPEFKALAGAEIEEFKAEYRARFPGRDADKVTDEELLREVMNTVGKAGKLGENIKCVVSVSMLTEGWDANTVTHILGVRAFGTQLLCEQVVGRGLRRMSYSLNSEGKFEPEYAEVYGVPFSFIASTGSANPKPTPQPTRVRALSERKECAISFPRLLGYRYDIAEPELKYRFTRDCRLKLSTKDIPTKTENAPIVGQSVIHTLDDLKQRREKEVAFLLAKLTLEKYFRADNEKQTDRPAAHTWNNEVQAWRFPQLLQIAQEWLDQCVDVSDDAFKQLLLLVEFAHDAADRIYLAIVSGDNNDAGRKILLPIMQPYDPLGSTDCVDFSTVRPTMPTSPAKCHISHMVADTKTWEQKVADVLEDLREVIHYVKNQGLGFTIPYTINGIERRYFPDFLVRIDDGQGPDDLLNLVLECSGEAKKEKSAKVATARNLWIPAVNNAGEFGRWAFLETSDPWNLKTILRQFLRETKELATT; encoded by the coding sequence ATGGCGGCAGTTAACATCGAAAATCCGATCCTCAACGGCCCTTTTGAGGAACCGAGCCGTCATTTCAAGTTTGACGACGACGGCATCACGGAAGAAATCATTTCCAGTCGCCGACCCAGCGCTTATTTTCTTCCGATCCCCCAGCAGAAGAAAAAGGAAAAGCAAAAGTATTTCGACACCGATTGGACGGATGACCGAAAGGTCGAAAGTAAATTCATCAACGACGTTCGCGAGCGGGTGAGGCTATGGCGGGAAGGTCGCTACCCGAGTATCACCCCCACTTCCCGGCGTCTGCTGGAGTACTGGACCGATCCAGACCGCGACAAGCCCCTCTTCTTCTGCCAGATCGAAGCCCTGGAAACCGTCATCTATCTGACCGAAGCGGCGGCCCGCTGCGGCGACCAGTGGATTGCCACCGAGCTCAAAAGCTTCAACGACGCCCACAACCCGCTGCTTGATCGCATCGCATTCAAGATGGCGACTGGTAGCGGCAAGACGGTGGTCATGGCCATGCTCATTGCCTGGCACACGCTCAACAAGATTGCCGACCGGCAGAACCCGAAATTTGCCGATGCCTTCTTACTTGTCGCCCCGGGCATTACCATCCGCGACCGGTTGCGAGTGTTACTGCCCAGCGATCCCAACAGTTACTACCGGCAGCGCGATATTGTCCCCTCCTGGCAAATGGACGATTTGCAGAAGGCCAAGATCATCATCGCGAATTACCACGGATTTCTGCTCCGGGAAAAGGAATCTGCCGCGAGCCTGACGAAAAAGCTGTTGGCCCAAGGGGGGCCGAGTCCCTTCACCGAATCCCCGGACGAAATGGTCCGCCGCGTGTTGCGAGAACTGGGAACCAAGAAAAACATTGTCGTTATCAACGACGAAGCGCATCACTGTTACCGTGGCAAGCCGGCGGCCATCGCCGACGATGAGGCGAATGAGGCCGCGGCCGCCGATGAAGCGACGGAAAAACTCACCGGCGACGATCGCAAGGAAGCTGCCAAGCGGAACGAGGAAGCCCGCGTCTGGATTACCGGCCTGGAAGCCATCAAGCAAAAGATCGGCATCCGCTCGGTTTACGATTTGTCCGCGACACCCTTCTTTCTGAAAGGGAGCGGCTACGGCGAAGGAAAACTCTTCCCCTGGGTAGTTTCCGATTTCTCCCTCATCGACGCCATCGAAGCCGGCATCGTCAAAATCCCCCGCGTCCCCGTTGCGGACGATTCCGGCAGTAGCGAAGTGCTGGCCTATCGCGATATCTGGCACGCCATCCGCGACGACCTTCCCAAGAAGGGACGCAAGACCGACGCGAAAACCGGCCCGCCCCACCTGCCGGCCAAGCTCCAAGGGGCGCTACTCAGCCTCTATCAGAATTACCAGAAGTCCTACGAGCGCTGGGAGCAGAACGCCGAGGCTCGAGCCCGAGGATTGACGCCGCCGGTCTTCATCGTCGTTTGCAACAACACCAACGTTTCCAAGATGGTCTTCGACTTTATTGCGGGCTGGGAGAAAGAGCTTCCGGACGGATCCGAAGTCGTGGTTCCCGGCGCATTGCCGATCTTCAGCAATGAGCAAGGGGGCGAGTGGACGCATCGCCCCAATACCGTCCTGATCGACAGCGAGCAGCTTGAATCGGGCGAGTCCCTCAGTCCGGAGTTCAAAGCCCTCGCTGGCGCGGAGATCGAGGAATTCAAAGCCGAGTACCGCGCCCGCTTCCCCGGCCGCGATGCCGACAAGGTGACCGACGAAGAACTTCTCCGCGAAGTGATGAACACCGTCGGCAAAGCCGGCAAGCTGGGCGAGAACATCAAGTGCGTCGTCAGCGTCTCGATGCTCACCGAGGGCTGGGACGCCAACACGGTCACGCACATTCTGGGAGTGCGAGCCTTCGGCACACAGCTTCTCTGCGAGCAGGTAGTCGGCCGCGGCCTGCGGCGCATGAGCTACAGCCTCAATTCGGAAGGTAAATTCGAGCCCGAATACGCCGAAGTCTACGGCGTGCCGTTCTCCTTCATTGCCAGCACCGGCAGCGCGAACCCCAAGCCAACGCCGCAGCCCACCCGCGTCCGCGCTTTGTCCGAACGAAAGGAATGCGCGATTTCCTTCCCCCGGCTGCTCGGCTACCGGTATGACATTGCGGAGCCGGAGCTCAAATACCGCTTCACCCGTGATTGCCGGCTAAAACTCTCGACGAAGGACATTCCGACTAAGACCGAGAACGCGCCGATCGTCGGTCAATCCGTAATTCACACGCTCGACGACCTGAAGCAACGCAGGGAAAAGGAAGTCGCTTTCCTCCTCGCCAAGCTAACGCTGGAAAAGTACTTCCGCGCCGACAACGAGAAGCAGACCGACCGCCCCGCGGCCCATACTTGGAACAATGAGGTCCAAGCCTGGCGATTTCCGCAACTGCTGCAAATCGCCCAGGAGTGGCTCGACCAATGTGTCGACGTCAGCGATGACGCATTCAAGCAACTACTGCTGTTGGTCGAGTTCGCCCACGATGCCGCCGACCGGATTTATCTCGCCATCGTCAGCGGCGACAACAACGACGCCGGCCGCAAGATTTTGCTGCCGATCATGCAGCCCTACGATCCGCTGGGCAGTACCGATTGCGTTGATTTCAGTACCGTGCGACCCACAATGCCGACCAGCCCAGCGAAGTGCCATATTTCGCACATGGTCGCCGACACCAAGACCTGGGAGCAAAAGGTCGCGGACGTGCTCGAAGATCTTCGGGAGGTTATTCACTACGTCAAGAATCAGGGGCTTGGCTTCACCATCCCCTACACCATCAACGGCATCGAGCGCCGCTACTTCCCGGACTTTCTGGTTCGCATTGACGATGGGCAGGGACCGGATGATTTGCTCAATCTGGTGCTTGAATGTTCCGGCGAGGCGAAGAAGGAAAAATCGGCGAAGGTAGCGACAGCCCGCAACCTGTGGATTCCCGCGGTGAACAACGCCGGCGAATTCGGCCGCTGGGCATTCCTGGAAACTAGCGACCCTTGGAACTTGAAAACGATCCTGCGCCAATTCCTGCGCGAAACCAAAGAGTTGGCAACGACCTGA
- a CDS encoding HTH domain-containing protein — MALAEWTDSISNDEARRRAGGRRRYNALRQFQADHRQMLVAKMIQASGFRRGVQSEIARKLGVDRATISRDVKELRTEWLKEEEFRQFLAACVAETVAR; from the coding sequence ATGGCTCTCGCAGAATGGACCGACAGCATCAGCAATGACGAAGCTCGTCGTCGGGCCGGCGGCCGGCGGCGGTACAATGCACTCCGACAGTTTCAGGCGGATCATCGCCAGATGTTGGTGGCAAAGATGATTCAAGCGAGCGGATTCCGGCGAGGAGTTCAGTCCGAAATTGCCCGCAAGCTGGGCGTCGATCGCGCGACGATCAGCCGTGACGTGAAGGAACTGCGCACCGAGTGGCTGAAGGAAGAGGAATTTCGTCAGTTCTTAGCAGCATGCGTCGCCGAGACCGTTGCTCGATGA